In Fusarium oxysporum f. sp. lycopersici 4287 chromosome 11, whole genome shotgun sequence, the following are encoded in one genomic region:
- a CDS encoding oxalate decarboxylase, translating into MVHRNTFFKALAASLSVAPGSALPAPQMGDYGENKGSVGGVKPPTPTVASTSGSLYGDSSLLGGNAPLPDPDQDSAIVKDPKLVNGQAADPKLGLYLDFDGVDVPQPIRGELGATDPGPRTYDYEKLNPDLFAPPGTDAGDVPNAMWPLGLSHNRLGSEAGAGWARQQNQDVLPAATDMAGVDMRLAPNAYRELHWHTANEWALVTKGCLRVAAVNDEGKSFVDDLCEGDVWFFPAGIPHSLQAFDKGVEFLLVFDQGTFSEDETFLVSELFLRNPVSVLAKNFETETTAFDNIPKDELYIFNGTPAPKDIEKQNVTGSAGALTGNGSYTYHWSQQKPHTVPGGSVKIIDPTTFPIAKGFSAALVVVQPGALREIHWHTTSDEWSYFLQGSGRITVFKAASSARTFDFTAGGVGYIPAANSHYVENTGTEDLVFLEVLQAPKFSDVSVAQWLALTPKQIVKDHLKVSDKFLDSLPKEKAFIKTGDVNMTAIAD; encoded by the exons ATGGTACACCGTAACACCTTCTTCAAAGCCTTGGCGGCTTCACTCTCTGTTGCTCCAGGCTCAGCACTCCCTGCCCCTCA AATGGGCGATTATGGGGAGAACAAGGGATCTGTAGGTGGAGTTAAGCCCCCGACACCAACAGTTGCCTCAACCAGCGGTTCTCTATACGGTGACTCTAGCTTACTCGGTGGCAACGCTCCCCTCCCAGATCCTGACCAGGATTCTGCCATCGTCAAAGACCCAAAACTTGTCAATGGCCAGGCAGCTGATCCCAAGCTCGGGCTATATCTGGACTTTGACGGCGTGGATGTGCCTCAGCCAATCCGAGGCGAGCTAGGCGCTACAGATCCCGGTCCTCGAACTTACGACTATGAGAAGCTCAACCCGGATCTTTTTGCCCCTCCTGGCACAGATGCCGGAGATGTCCCCAATGCCATGTGGCCGCTTGGTCTTTCTCACAACCGACTCGGTAGTGAAGCCGGCGCCGGATGGGCTAGACAGCAGAACCAGGATGTCCTTCCCGCTGCAACTGATATGGCAGGAGTAGACATGCGTCTCGCGCCGAATGCGTACCGCGAGCTGCATTGGCACACGGCCAATGAGTGGGCCTTGGTAACAAAAGGCTGTCTGCGTGTTGCTGCTGTCAACGATGAGGGCAAAAGCTTTGTCGATGATCTCTGCGAAGGGGATGTTTGGTTCTTCCCTGCTGGCATACCTCACAGTCTCCAAGCTTTTGATAAAGGCGTTGAGTTCCTGCTGGTATTTGATCAGGGCACCTTCTCTGAAGATGAGACATTCCTTGTATCCGAGTTGTTCTTGCGAAACCCCGTCTCAGTTCTGGCAAAGAACTTTGAGACCGAGACAACTGCTTTTGATAACATCCCGAAGGACGAGCTTTAC ATTTTCAACGGAACACCAGCGCCGAAAGATATCGAGAAACAGAACGTGACAGGTTCAGCTGGAGCGCTGACGGGTAATGGTTCATACACGTACCATTGGTCTCAGCAGAAGCCCCATACCGTACCCGGAGGCTCTGTTAAAATCATCGACCCTACAACCTTCCCAATCGCCAAAGGATTCTCAGCTGCTCTAGTTGTCGTACAGCCTGGCGCCCTCCGCGAGATCCACTGGCATACTACCTCCGACGAGTGGAGCTATTTCCTCCAGGGCAGTGGTAGAATCACCGTATTCAAAGCAGCCTCGTCAGCTCGCACCTTCGACTTCACTGCTGGTGGCGTTGGATACATCCCTGCTGCAAACTCTCACTACGTCGAGAATACTGGAACGGAGGACTTGGTTTTCCTCGAGGTTCTTCAGGCGCCCAAGTTCTCAGATGTTTCTGTGGCACAATGGCTGGCCTTGACACCCAAGCAGATTGTGAAGGACCACCTCAAGGTTTCTGACAAGTTCTTGGATTCTTTGCCCAAGGAGAAGGCGTTCATCAAGACCGGAGACGTGAATATGACAGCTATCGCAGACTAA